Within Terriglobia bacterium, the genomic segment ACGAAAATCCGGAGTTCCCAGCCGCCATCCGCTGTGGAGTGGCTCTCGAACTGATGATATGTCGCGGCCTTGACGGCGGTGCGAAACTCGTGTCGGTCGAAATCCAATCTTTCGCCCCGGGCGCGTCCGATGATTTCGTCGGAATTCCAGGAGTCGATCATGAACTCGACGAAGACCATGCCTTCGGTGTCGAAGAAAAAGAGAATTTCGTTTAACCAGTTGATGATTTGTTCGGCCTCGTCGGTGCCAGAGGCTTTGAAGTAGCGTTCCTCGAGGGGGTGGAAATCGGAGGGTTTGGCGAGAATTGAGACGAGGCCGTGGGAGGCTTCGATGAGGGCTTCTTCACGCGAGACTCCGTGCGCGAGAATGCCGATGTCGGATGGATGGTCGAGAAGCTGAAACATAGAATCAACACGGTGTGTGAGCGACCCCCTGCCCGCCCTTTCGCGGGCAGGGGGTCGCTCACAAGGACTGTTTGTATTAGATGTCCAGTTCTATATTCCAATACAGATAATCCCGCCAGCTCTCCGGCGGCGACTTCAATCGGAAGGTGACGTGGAACGCGGGCAGCCAGTGCGGTTCGGTCGGCCGCCGGATCAGCCGCATGCTCGCTTCGTCCGGCGTGCGGCCGCCTTTCCTGTGATTGCAGCGGAAACAGGCCGCGACAATATTGTCCCAACGCTTCTGTCCACCCGATGCGACAGGCACGACGTGATCGAACGTCAGATCTTCCGAGGGGAATTTCTTGCCGCAATACTGACACGTGTAGTCGTCGCGGGCGTAGATGTTGGCGCGCGAAAATTTCACGCGGTTGTGATTCTTGACCCTGACATACTTGAGCAGCCGGATGATCGACGGAAGCTTGATGGCGAACGTAATGGCATGAATCTGCTGGTCGTACTCCTCGATGACTTCCACTTTTCCCGCGAACAGCAGCGTCAGCGCTTTTTTCCAGGGAATAATCCGTAGCGGCTCATAGGAAGCGTTTAAGAGTAGAGTCGCGTTCATATTTAAGCTGATTTTTCAGATTGCGCGCCGGTTTGTCAAGGGCTTTCCATGCTGAAACCCCTGTCATTATTGGGTCTTACGAATCTGTTACAATCCTGAAATGCTTCAGAAAGAAGAGCATCTTCGCCTGATTTTACGGCAGATGGGCTCCTGTATCGTCGCGTTCAGCGGAGGCGTCGATAGCTCCTATCTCGCGCTCGTCGCGCACCAGGAGCTGGGTCCAGATGTCCTGGCCGTGACGGCTGAGAGCCCGAGCTACCCCACACATCAGCGCAATATAGCGACTGGGCTGGTGGGACGCTTCGGCTTCCGTCACGAATTCATCGCTTCGGATGAGATGTCGGATTCGAATTACGTCGAGAATCCCTCCAATCGATGCTACTTCTGCAAACACGAACTCTATACGAAGCTCCAGAAGCTGGCCGAGGCACGCGGCATCCGATACGTGGTCGACGGCAACAACCTCGATGATACCGGTGACTATCGTCCAGGCCGCCAGGCCGGCCGGGAACTCGAGATTCGAAGTCCTTTGATCGAGGCCGAGCTGCATAAGTCCGAGATCCGCGAGCTGTCGCGCATTCACGGCCTCGAAACCTGGGATCAGCCGGCTTCGGCATGTCTCTCGTCGCGCATACCGTACGGTTCCGGTGTTACAGTTGAAAAACTGATGATGATCGATAAAGGCGAAGAGATCATGCGCAAGCTTGGATTCGCTCAAACTCGCGTGCGCCATCACGGCGACATCGCGAGAATCGAGATCGCGCGTGAAGAGATGCCGAAAGCCCTCACTGTCGAAATGTTCGAGCGGCTGAGCCGGGAATTCAAGCGGATCGGATTCCGCTTCGTCGCGGTGGATGTGGACGGCTACCGCACCGGCGCCCTGAACGAAGTTCTCACCCAAATCGCTTCACTCCAGGCAAAATGAAAATCCTTATCGTCGGCTCGGGCGGCCGCGAGCACGCCGTCGCCGATGCCCTCGCGCAGAGTTCCAGAGTCGGCAAAATCTTCGCAGCGCCCGGCAACGGCGGGATTGCCGAACTGGCGGAGCTGGTTGCGATATCCGCAGACGACGTCGAAGGCCTGGCAAACTTCGCCCGCTCTCAACGCGTGGACCTCACCTTCGCCGGTCCGGAGCTTCCACTCAGCAAGGGAATCGTCGATCTGTTTCGCGCCAACGGCATGCCGGTGATCGGGCCTTCCGCCAACCAGGCCCGGCTGGAATCGAGCAAGAGCTTCGCGAAGCGGTTTTTTCAAAGCACCGGGATTCCGACTGCTGCGTTTTCCGAATGCGCCACGCCTGCCGAGGCTTATCAGGTATTGGAACGGTCCAAATATCCGATCGTCGTCAAAGCCGACGGGTTGGCCGCGGGCAAAGGCGTCGTTGTCGCCGAAAACCAGGATCAGGCCCGAGGCGCCGTACAGTCGTTCATGGAAAGCAGGAGTCTCGGCGAGGCGGGCTCGAGACTGGTCATCGAGGAATTTCTGGAAGGCGAAGAGGCGTCGTTTCATGTTTTCGCCGACGGCCTGACCTTTCAGCCCATGGTTGCGGCGCAGGATCACAAACGGCGGTTCGACGGTGATCAGGGGCCGAACACGGGCGGCATGGGAGCCTATTCGATCGACTCGATCCTGACGAGCGCGCAACATGACGCGGTGCTCCAGCGCATCATCACGCCGACGCTCCAGGCGGCTCGCGCTTATTCAGGGATTCTGTATGCCGGCTTGATGCTGACATCCGAAGGTCCGAAACTTCTGGAGTACAACGCGCGCTTCGGTGATCCCGAGACGCAAGTCATTCTTTCGCGATTGAAGACGGACCTGCTCGATATCTTCATCGACATGGTGGAGCACCGCCTGGCGAGCCGCCGTCTGGAATGGCGAGAGGGTGCTGCGGCCACAGTCGTTCTGGTGGCCCGCGATTACCCGGGAAAGGTCGAAAACGGAAAACAGATCTTCGGCCTCGACGAAGCGAAGCGTATCGGCGGTGTGAAGATTTACCACGCCGGAACCCGCGCCGAAGGCGGCAGAATTTACACCAATGGCGGCCGCGTGTTGAATGTGACCGCGCGCGGAGCGACACTGGCGGAGGCCCTGGAAAAAGCCTACTCCGTTTCGCAGATGATAGAATTTGACGGCAAAGATTATCGGAGAGATATCGGAAAGAAAGGTCTTGTGAAAGAAATATGAAGCCTCTTATCGGCATCATTATGGGCAGCGATTCGGACCTCCCCGTCATGCAGGAGGCCACGAAGGTTTTAAAGCAGTTTGAAGTTCCCTACGAGATCGGTGTGTACAGCGCGCACCGGTCGCCGCATCGCACCAACGAATATGTCCGGTCGGCGCGGGGGCGTGGTTTGAAGCTGATCATCGCGGGCGCCGGCGCCTCGGCACACCTCGCGGGAGTCACCGCGGCAGAGACCACCATTCCCGTCATAGGAGTGCCCATCGACAGCTCGCCGCTCTCGGGCTTCGATGCATTGCTGTCGACGGTTCAGATGCCTCCGGGTGTTCCCGTGGCAACCATGGGCGTCGGGAAATCCGGCGCCACCAACGCGGCGATTTTCGCAGTCGAGATCCTGGCCCTGTCCGACGAGCATCTGGCCGCGAAATTTTTGGAGTACAAAGCGGGCCTCGAACAGGCTGTGGCGGAGAAGAGTAAAAAAGTTCAGGATGCGTAGATATCATTGCAAATTTGAAATGCAGGGTTTGTACATTCCCCGCCTTTCCAAGGCGGGGTG encodes:
- the purE gene encoding 5-(carboxyamino)imidazole ribonucleotide mutase, yielding MKPLIGIIMGSDSDLPVMQEATKVLKQFEVPYEIGVYSAHRSPHRTNEYVRSARGRGLKLIIAGAGASAHLAGVTAAETTIPVIGVPIDSSPLSGFDALLSTVQMPPGVPVATMGVGKSGATNAAIFAVEILALSDEHLAAKFLEYKAGLEQAVAEKSKKVQDA
- the purD gene encoding phosphoribosylamine--glycine ligase, which translates into the protein MKILIVGSGGREHAVADALAQSSRVGKIFAAPGNGGIAELAELVAISADDVEGLANFARSQRVDLTFAGPELPLSKGIVDLFRANGMPVIGPSANQARLESSKSFAKRFFQSTGIPTAAFSECATPAEAYQVLERSKYPIVVKADGLAAGKGVVVAENQDQARGAVQSFMESRSLGEAGSRLVIEEFLEGEEASFHVFADGLTFQPMVAAQDHKRRFDGDQGPNTGGMGAYSIDSILTSAQHDAVLQRIITPTLQAARAYSGILYAGLMLTSEGPKLLEYNARFGDPETQVILSRLKTDLLDIFIDMVEHRLASRRLEWREGAAATVVLVARDYPGKVENGKQIFGLDEAKRIGGVKIYHAGTRAEGGRIYTNGGRVLNVTARGATLAEALEKAYSVSQMIEFDGKDYRRDIGKKGLVKEI
- a CDS encoding HNH endonuclease, encoding MNATLLLNASYEPLRIIPWKKALTLLFAGKVEVIEEYDQQIHAITFAIKLPSIIRLLKYVRVKNHNRVKFSRANIYARDDYTCQYCGKKFPSEDLTFDHVVPVASGGQKRWDNIVAACFRCNHRKGGRTPDEASMRLIRRPTEPHWLPAFHVTFRLKSPPESWRDYLYWNIELDI
- a CDS encoding archease; translation: MFQLLDHPSDIGILAHGVSREEALIEASHGLVSILAKPSDFHPLEERYFKASGTDEAEQIINWLNEILFFFDTEGMVFVEFMIDSWNSDEIIGRARGERLDFDRHEFRTAVKAATYHQFESHSTADGGWELRIFVDV
- the larE gene encoding ATP-dependent sacrificial sulfur transferase LarE → MLQKEEHLRLILRQMGSCIVAFSGGVDSSYLALVAHQELGPDVLAVTAESPSYPTHQRNIATGLVGRFGFRHEFIASDEMSDSNYVENPSNRCYFCKHELYTKLQKLAEARGIRYVVDGNNLDDTGDYRPGRQAGRELEIRSPLIEAELHKSEIRELSRIHGLETWDQPASACLSSRIPYGSGVTVEKLMMIDKGEEIMRKLGFAQTRVRHHGDIARIEIAREEMPKALTVEMFERLSREFKRIGFRFVAVDVDGYRTGALNEVLTQIASLQAK